One part of the Alistipes onderdonkii genome encodes these proteins:
- a CDS encoding tyrosine-type recombinase/integrase, producing MKKPEIIYNINDLTCLTSASDADVIPQELFRANHPDCDKTRQLQGTTLEKSTQKPFNRMTMRQKQDLYTRRMIRFSLKNPAQPLTPIRMRMTINHVRMSYALAPTFKIEPKHWDSTEGRAIVDSKRNADLKGNPRLRVRLDNINTEIDKITNAVLTVLARFQQQGIRASADQVRNELQRELGQEASKARTFRDVFEYIDFYINACREGTILNGAGTRLTPGTIRSYLSTKSALRRYAEARHIRLTLESLTLDFYNDFVKYLNEATHSRGRYRPNVIGKFVKNIRTFLRYAFDNNYTLNSDFKRREFKVFQETVETIYLNEDELQRLYDLELPPSQAEVRDAFLVGCYTGLRFSDIGRLQPHHIRFDEGIIVITTQKTNRTIAVPICPKLRSIFARYDNCPPPTQSNQATNRMLKQLCRKAGITSKVYLTEVLGGERQIRCYEKCDLVTTHTARRSFATNAFKNDIPAALIMSATGHTTEANFRRYIRCTAEEKAVALKQYKFFN from the coding sequence ATGAAGAAACCGGAAATCATTTACAACATCAACGACCTGACATGCCTGACGTCGGCATCTGACGCCGACGTCATACCGCAGGAGCTATTCCGGGCAAATCACCCGGACTGCGACAAGACGCGGCAACTGCAAGGAACGACCCTTGAAAAAAGTACGCAGAAACCATTCAACCGAATGACCATGCGTCAGAAACAAGACCTCTATACCCGCCGGATGATCCGCTTCTCTCTGAAAAATCCGGCACAGCCGCTCACTCCGATCCGGATGCGTATGACCATCAACCACGTGCGTATGTCCTATGCCCTTGCTCCAACATTCAAAATCGAGCCGAAACATTGGGATAGCACGGAGGGCCGTGCGATCGTCGATTCGAAACGGAATGCTGATCTGAAAGGCAATCCCCGCCTGCGTGTCCGGCTCGACAACATCAACACCGAAATCGACAAGATCACCAACGCCGTACTGACCGTTCTCGCCCGGTTTCAGCAGCAGGGCATCCGCGCCTCGGCGGATCAGGTACGCAACGAACTGCAACGCGAACTCGGACAAGAGGCAAGCAAGGCCCGGACATTCCGCGACGTATTCGAATACATCGACTTTTACATCAACGCCTGCCGGGAAGGAACCATTCTCAACGGCGCGGGCACACGCCTGACACCCGGCACGATCCGCAGCTACCTATCGACCAAAAGTGCTCTGCGCCGTTATGCCGAGGCGCGTCACATCCGGCTGACGCTGGAATCGCTGACGTTGGATTTCTACAACGATTTCGTCAAATATCTGAACGAGGCGACCCACAGCCGGGGCCGCTATCGTCCGAATGTAATCGGCAAGTTCGTGAAGAATATCCGCACGTTCCTGCGTTACGCGTTCGACAACAACTATACGCTCAACTCCGATTTCAAGCGCCGCGAATTCAAGGTTTTTCAGGAAACGGTCGAAACCATCTACCTGAATGAAGATGAATTGCAACGGCTTTATGATCTGGAATTGCCGCCCTCGCAGGCCGAGGTGCGCGACGCCTTTCTGGTCGGCTGTTACACCGGGCTGCGGTTCAGCGACATCGGACGGCTGCAACCGCACCACATCCGTTTCGACGAAGGAATCATCGTCATCACGACCCAGAAAACGAACCGGACGATCGCCGTGCCGATCTGCCCGAAACTGCGCAGCATCTTCGCCCGTTACGACAACTGTCCGCCGCCGACACAAAGCAATCAGGCAACGAACCGGATGCTTAAACAGCTATGCCGTAAGGCAGGCATTACCTCCAAAGTCTATCTGACAGAGGTATTGGGCGGAGAACGGCAGATACGCTGTTACGAGAAATGTGACCTCGTAACGACCCACACGGCACGCCGTTCATTTGCCACAAACGCTTTCAAGAACGATATTCCCGCCGCACTTATCATGTCGGCAACCGGCCACACGACCGAGGCCAATTTCCGCCGCTATATCCGTTGCACCGCCGAGGAAAAGGCGGTCGCACTCAAACAATACAAATTTTTCAACTGA
- a CDS encoding helix-turn-helix domain-containing protein — protein MKTLILQEADLTALYDCLKELRSEITELRRMKEPPEHRYLSRSEVCDLLHISYSTLHRMTRQGEIRCLKNGRRTLFLMSDVEAAMIPVNA, from the coding sequence ATGAAAACTTTGATTTTACAGGAGGCCGACCTCACGGCCCTGTACGATTGTCTGAAGGAGCTTCGCTCCGAGATTACGGAACTGCGCCGCATGAAGGAGCCGCCCGAACATCGCTACCTCTCCCGCTCGGAAGTCTGCGACCTGCTCCACATCAGTTATTCGACTTTGCATCGAATGACGCGGCAGGGAGAGATCCGATGCCTGAAAAACGGGAGACGCACCCTGTTTCTGATGTCCGATGTCGAAGCGGCAATGATCCCCGTAAACGCATAG
- a CDS encoding DUF3987 domain-containing protein, which translates to MEQVVKSPAAVQTTAVGAKQNVFPFEDVFPRPLAELIHALHRDLGFPVDFSATAILTAFAAAIGSTIQLKMKNLFTAIASLNCVLVGNPGTCKSHPIQRAFAPFELIRARRFAAYKKEMAEYRRRKAEGNPGPKPVLHSPILNELTLEALYRSMEANPRGVAIVADEMNGFLENMNRYNTGSDAEAFNTIWSGLPQSINRASVDSRYIHRVAVSIIGTMQTAIMHKFFTRDKAGSGFSSRFLFTAPENLTMPHWSASEIDPALTEQYEKAILRLLDREMEKDADGIPQPTEIGFTPEALQRMLSWHNDEYRPRTQEEMGDTYADACCKLDTYALRFALILEVMRATLEEREPVAVGMDSVEGAIRLVEYFRQEAIKIHKLVYGKDIRISMTEQQRKAYDTLPPSFRIAAVYELLEKKVGFSKDQVKKFLGKQRYFTRIVKGEYRKNYVEISE; encoded by the coding sequence ATGGAACAGGTTGTAAAATCTCCGGCGGCGGTTCAGACTACCGCTGTCGGAGCGAAACAGAATGTATTTCCGTTCGAGGATGTTTTTCCCCGCCCGCTGGCCGAACTGATTCATGCCCTGCACCGCGATCTGGGATTTCCGGTCGATTTCAGCGCTACGGCAATACTGACGGCTTTTGCTGCGGCAATAGGAAGCACGATTCAACTGAAAATGAAAAACCTCTTTACGGCAATCGCCTCGCTCAACTGTGTGCTGGTCGGCAATCCCGGAACCTGCAAGAGCCATCCCATCCAACGGGCGTTCGCACCGTTCGAATTGATTCGCGCCCGGCGTTTTGCAGCCTACAAAAAGGAGATGGCCGAATACCGGCGTCGCAAAGCCGAAGGGAACCCCGGCCCGAAACCGGTTCTGCATAGTCCTATCTTGAATGAACTGACGCTGGAAGCGCTCTACCGGAGCATGGAAGCCAACCCGCGCGGCGTGGCGATCGTAGCCGACGAGATGAACGGTTTTCTGGAAAACATGAATCGCTACAACACCGGTTCCGACGCCGAAGCGTTCAATACGATCTGGTCGGGACTTCCGCAGTCGATCAACCGGGCTTCGGTCGATTCCCGTTACATCCATCGGGTCGCCGTGTCTATCATCGGCACGATGCAGACGGCGATCATGCATAAATTCTTCACGCGCGACAAAGCCGGTAGCGGATTCTCCTCGCGCTTTCTGTTCACCGCTCCGGAGAACCTGACCATGCCCCACTGGTCGGCCTCGGAGATCGACCCCGCACTGACCGAACAGTATGAAAAAGCGATCCTGCGACTACTCGACCGTGAGATGGAAAAGGATGCCGACGGAATCCCGCAACCCACCGAGATCGGATTCACCCCCGAAGCGCTGCAACGGATGCTATCGTGGCACAATGACGAATACCGGCCCCGGACACAGGAGGAGATGGGCGACACTTATGCCGACGCCTGCTGTAAGTTGGATACCTATGCGCTGCGTTTCGCTCTTATCCTGGAGGTAATGCGGGCCACCCTCGAAGAGCGTGAGCCCGTTGCGGTCGGGATGGATTCGGTCGAGGGGGCGATCCGACTGGTGGAGTATTTCCGGCAGGAGGCAATCAAGATTCACAAGCTCGTCTACGGCAAGGATATCCGTATCTCGATGACAGAGCAGCAGCGCAAAGCCTACGATACACTGCCGCCCTCGTTCCGAATCGCCGCAGTTTACGAACTGTTAGAGAAAAAGGTAGGATTCTCGAAGGATCAGGTCAAGAAATTTTTAGGCAAGCAGCGCTACTTTACCCGCATCGTCAAAGGTGAATACCGCAAAAATTATGTGGAAATATCCGAATAA
- a CDS encoding DUF6371 domain-containing protein: MKNNHKPIARFIHRDRLRSPRLGGTQYYERTMLFVYLSRYFATEAICRVFSRYGLLVDLEYEQDGLYGIAFPFQDNKTRQLLSVLYDPATGKQTGEQPIGQRLMKGYDLQPAPALLGMHLLQEYPGKPVGILRDSRDALIMALADNERLWLATGNSNRNGYSLADPAIMEALRGRSVTLYPASGLYAPSLPIARRMREQGIDTAVSNAAEQLTADMTSDARLTIADFVLRQIEEEQFYASYPFAEYDQVSGMAPDTFCNLQEQNEQTTPMPQVPDVPESLFLR; encoded by the coding sequence ATGAAAAACAACCATAAACCCATCGCCCGCTTCATCCACCGGGACAGGCTTCGCAGTCCCCGACTGGGCGGCACACAATATTACGAACGCACGATGCTGTTTGTCTATCTGTCCCGCTATTTCGCGACGGAGGCTATCTGCCGTGTATTTTCCCGTTACGGCCTGTTGGTAGACTTGGAGTATGAACAGGACGGGTTATACGGCATTGCTTTCCCCTTTCAGGATAACAAGACACGGCAACTGCTCTCGGTGCTGTACGACCCCGCAACCGGCAAACAGACCGGCGAGCAACCGATCGGCCAACGACTGATGAAAGGATACGATCTGCAACCCGCACCGGCATTATTGGGCATGCACCTGTTGCAGGAATATCCCGGCAAGCCCGTCGGAATCCTGCGTGATTCGCGTGATGCCCTGATTATGGCCCTTGCCGACAACGAACGGCTCTGGCTGGCAACAGGAAACAGCAATCGGAACGGATACAGTCTGGCCGACCCTGCCATCATGGAGGCACTACGCGGACGATCCGTAACGCTCTATCCTGCCTCCGGTCTCTATGCCCCCAGTCTGCCGATTGCCCGCCGCATGCGGGAACAGGGTATCGACACTGCGGTAAGCAATGCGGCGGAACAACTGACTGCCGATATGACATCGGACGCCCGGCTGACCATTGCCGATTTCGTTCTCCGACAGATCGAAGAAGAACAATTCTACGCCTCTTATCCCTTTGCAGAGTACGACCAAGTCTCCGGAATGGCTCCGGACACCTTTTGTAATTTACAGGAACAGAACGAACAGACAACCCCGATGCCCCAAGTGCCGGACGTGCCGGAGAGTTTGTTCCTCCGTTAA
- a CDS encoding helix-turn-helix domain-containing protein — translation MKSELDKYVIARVREKRLEQGVSQRGIAFTISRSASFVGQVESDRFTTKYTVHQLYLIAKDLGCSPAEFFPPLDDPRFESEE, via the coding sequence ATGAAATCGGAGCTTGACAAATATGTGATCGCCCGTGTGCGCGAAAAGCGGTTGGAGCAAGGCGTTTCCCAGCGGGGAATTGCCTTTACTATCAGTCGCTCTGCCAGTTTCGTGGGGCAGGTCGAAAGCGACCGGTTCACGACCAAATATACCGTTCATCAACTCTATCTGATCGCTAAGGACCTCGGATGTTCTCCTGCGGAGTTTTTCCCTCCGTTGGATGATCCCCGCTTCGAAAGCGAGGAATAA
- a CDS encoding toxin-antitoxin system YwqK family antitoxin encodes MKKISFLLAALFALGLSQGHAQTLKTVRTYYDLFSTRPYEVYTVNARTGQKHGAYSLYMEDGTLGITMTYANGALNGPYRQYGFADGTAADQSKPRIEANYLNDKLQGHYMEYMILNGQRKPRIERTYDKGIIIEETTWHESTGAKKEYSCMNGVNRSWYENGKPYRECQVVKGLPNGKFVEYHPDGSIAEISYYKNGELDGKLEKYYENGQLRTIQHFADGKLTGEMVGYHPDGRLAEKYTFETPGEVATCVLYFANGNKRSETTRTGDNEFLTIRYDSITASKTAELVQNWHEASSNSDEGTEVKVYRADGTLHKSWTRNGSKKYRACTYDEKGELESLYDYDGTLIYVFPGTEIVSQRIKPADYKGHYPYECYDREGNVIEKGKMDSDDNKLTVTKYENGRSVYERADNGDEYWIYPNGNRKAYASADSSYIVMYDEQERWIGCRSKEGHHCVYRYPNSSVKAKGEEDAAGNRIGKWYLYSETGRLSVEENGVVRKPTKEEKASHESYLQELVDAKR; translated from the coding sequence ATGAAGAAAATCTCATTCCTACTGGCAGCTCTCTTTGCGCTGGGACTGTCGCAGGGCCACGCGCAAACGCTCAAGACCGTACGCACGTATTACGACCTGTTCAGCACCAGACCTTACGAGGTCTATACCGTAAACGCCCGAACCGGGCAGAAGCACGGCGCCTACAGCCTCTATATGGAGGACGGCACACTGGGCATTACCATGACCTATGCGAACGGAGCCCTCAACGGCCCCTATCGCCAATACGGGTTTGCCGACGGCACGGCCGCCGACCAAAGCAAGCCCCGCATCGAGGCCAACTACCTCAACGACAAGTTGCAAGGACACTATATGGAGTACATGATCCTCAATGGCCAGCGCAAACCCCGCATTGAACGGACGTATGACAAGGGTATCATCATCGAGGAGACGACTTGGCACGAATCGACCGGCGCAAAGAAAGAGTACAGTTGCATGAACGGCGTCAATCGTTCGTGGTACGAGAATGGCAAGCCATATCGCGAATGTCAGGTCGTAAAGGGACTGCCTAACGGCAAATTCGTCGAGTATCACCCCGACGGGAGCATTGCGGAGATAAGCTACTACAAAAACGGCGAGTTGGACGGCAAGCTGGAAAAATACTATGAAAACGGGCAACTCCGCACCATACAGCACTTCGCAGATGGAAAACTCACAGGCGAAATGGTCGGCTATCACCCCGACGGCAGGCTGGCCGAAAAATACACGTTCGAGACACCGGGAGAGGTCGCAACCTGCGTACTCTACTTTGCCAACGGCAACAAGCGTTCGGAGACCACCCGCACGGGAGACAACGAATTCCTGACCATCCGCTACGACAGCATCACGGCATCGAAAACGGCGGAACTGGTACAGAACTGGCACGAGGCCTCCTCCAATTCCGACGAAGGTACGGAAGTGAAAGTATACCGCGCCGACGGCACGCTGCACAAGTCATGGACGCGTAACGGATCAAAGAAATACCGTGCCTGCACCTATGACGAAAAAGGAGAGCTGGAATCGCTGTACGACTATGACGGCACGCTGATCTACGTCTTTCCCGGCACAGAGATCGTCTCGCAGCGGATAAAACCCGCCGACTACAAAGGGCACTATCCCTACGAATGTTATGACCGCGAGGGAAACGTGATCGAAAAGGGGAAAATGGACAGCGATGACAATAAACTTACCGTAACGAAATACGAAAACGGCAGATCCGTCTACGAGCGGGCAGATAACGGAGATGAATACTGGATATATCCCAACGGCAACCGCAAGGCCTATGCGTCGGCAGACAGTTCCTATATCGTCATGTACGACGAGCAGGAGCGGTGGATCGGCTGCCGTTCGAAGGAGGGGCACCACTGTGTCTACCGTTACCCCAATTCGTCCGTGAAAGCCAAAGGAGAGGAGGATGCAGCGGGTAACCGCATCGGAAAATGGTATCTCTATTCCGAGACCGGCCGCCTCTCCGTCGAGGAAAACGGCGTTGTCCGCAAGCCTACCAAAGAGGAGAAAGCAAGCCACGAAAGTTATTTGCAGGAGTTGGTCGATGCCAAACGCTGA
- a CDS encoding site-specific integrase has translation MATFAYRIRTTRKNALTKVFIRFNVDRKTSFYVETQYLVLSDAWDDKRQGMKSRFAYTDDFTEQQGRELMKNLAEMRSFILGEIAKDPEHPMTKSRLEKIIYSFHHPRQTVNTKRGRESLTDYIARYVREMENGTRLNIHKLRYGYSTVKNYKGFIIQFEEFCKARRKRYDFNDIDIKFYDDFVAYFTAKDYSINTIGRHVKELKIIMRAAREEGLHDNGTIENRKFRVLTAEVENIYLTESEIKAIAALDLSGDKHKDIARDIFLVGCYTAQRFSDYSTINEGNIRTLESGQQVIDLKQQKTGNHVVIPIRPELQAILDKYGNQLPKSYEQKVNKFIKEVAREAGIIEKIEISYVEKGEQKTRIVEKCDLVKTHTARRSGATNMYLAGIPSIAIMKITGHKTEKEFMKYIKISEEQNATELMSHPYFCGAGTRNEK, from the coding sequence ATGGCAACCTTTGCTTACCGCATCCGTACTACCCGCAAAAATGCGCTCACGAAAGTATTTATCCGTTTCAATGTAGATCGGAAAACCTCGTTTTATGTTGAAACCCAATATTTGGTATTATCCGACGCATGGGATGACAAGCGGCAGGGAATGAAAAGCCGCTTTGCCTATACCGACGATTTTACGGAACAACAGGGGCGGGAACTGATGAAGAACCTCGCGGAAATGCGGAGTTTTATTCTGGGCGAGATAGCCAAAGACCCGGAGCATCCTATGACCAAAAGCAGGTTGGAGAAGATCATTTACAGCTTTCACCACCCGCGCCAGACGGTCAACACCAAACGCGGACGGGAATCGCTGACCGACTACATTGCCCGCTATGTCCGTGAAATGGAGAATGGCACACGGTTGAACATTCACAAGCTCCGGTATGGCTACTCCACCGTCAAGAATTACAAGGGATTTATTATCCAATTCGAAGAGTTTTGCAAAGCACGGCGCAAACGTTACGATTTTAATGACATAGACATCAAATTTTACGATGATTTCGTTGCCTATTTCACCGCAAAAGACTACTCGATCAACACCATAGGCCGCCATGTCAAGGAATTGAAAATCATCATGCGGGCGGCCAGAGAAGAGGGATTGCACGACAACGGGACAATCGAAAACCGTAAGTTCCGGGTATTGACCGCCGAAGTAGAAAATATTTATCTGACCGAATCGGAAATCAAAGCTATTGCCGCACTCGATTTGTCGGGAGATAAACACAAAGACATTGCCCGCGACATTTTTCTGGTCGGGTGTTACACGGCACAGCGGTTCAGTGACTATTCGACCATCAACGAGGGCAATATCCGCACGCTGGAGAGCGGACAGCAGGTTATCGACCTGAAACAGCAGAAGACGGGCAATCATGTCGTTATCCCCATACGCCCCGAATTGCAGGCAATATTGGATAAATACGGAAACCAGCTGCCGAAATCCTACGAACAGAAAGTCAACAAATTCATCAAAGAGGTTGCGCGGGAAGCAGGCATTATCGAGAAGATCGAGATTTCCTATGTAGAGAAAGGGGAACAAAAGACACGCATTGTTGAGAAATGCGACCTTGTTAAGACGCATACAGCCCGCCGCAGCGGAGCAACGAATATGTATCTGGCGGGTATTCCGTCCATCGCCATCATGAAAATCACAGGGCACAAGACCGAAAAGGAGTTTATGAAATACATCAAGATCAGCGAAGAGCAAAACGCGACGGAATTGATGAGCCATCCGTATTTTTGCGGAGCGGGCACGAGAAATGAGAAATAA